A genomic stretch from Lepisosteus oculatus isolate fLepOcu1 chromosome 7, fLepOcu1.hap2, whole genome shotgun sequence includes:
- the trpm4a gene encoding transient receptor potential cation channel subfamily M member 4a translates to MRIADKEKDGAGAGAGAGGQAGAKNGSTNQNWIPKIFQKRACTNFIEDTSSNGALCQCGGTRQSHASVATEDHFGAAIVSKWDSAQHTTELPTDAFGDVEFAGKSKRLSHFLRLSCNTDPQSVYRLMTSHWAIPVPNLVVSVCGGGGKLKMKSWVREVLRQGLVKAAQGTGAWILTGGLCEGIGRYVGEAVRDHATASTQSNTKVIAVGIASWGIVHNREQLVNPQGSFPARYYVQNTSCDTFCLDNNYQAFLLVDDGSVGRSGGETGFRARLENYISHQRTGIWGSGNIEIPVLCMLVAGDEAMLERVDRSLQDSTPWLVLAGTGGMADFLCEVLQEFSSIEQDELAEFLQELLKKHFPHSTEKLALLTERVIRIMQSRELLNVYDAEQDGSEDFDTVILKALVRACKRQSSDSSEYIEELKLAVAWNRVDIAKSELFNGDVVWKYADLEDSMTDALVNNKPEFVRLFTENGLNILDYLTYGRLEQLYCALPVNSLAHQLLDRRRHERRGSSLHSLDTPAAPGPAPAEPAAAPARELTLFEVSRVLRDLLGDACEPFYSKCLGLSRSSGSRKSLKRMNKLLLGDCSYRQDRCASPWIDLFIWAVLQDRSKMATFFWEMAGDSVTSALAASKMLRELSRLQYDTESKLSMKDLANRFENLAHDVFSECYKNDEMRCFLLLIRRSPFWGKATCLQLATVADARLFFSHDGVQALLTRIWWGDMDSSTEVWKLIATFFCPPLVYTSLIKYREVEEEVKNEEPQAKELDSCDGDTIFSMKDITKNPEEMEELESLKEKPKDHPAHSPGKPRPYVVARWRQFWFAPVTSFLGNVLMYFLFLLLFASVLLVDFKQPPPDGPSPKELFLYFWVFTLVCEEIRQTFFIGNLSVLKRMKVYIQDMWNKCDLTAIVLFIIGLCCRMFLPTFEFGRAVLCLDFMVFALRLLHIFAVNKQLGPKIIIVGKMMKDIFFFLFFLGVWLMAYGVANQALLYPYEPRPEWIMRRVFYRPYLHIFGQIPLEDIDAAKMSGEGNCSYDAEEIHMGMEPCTNTYANWLVIILLVVYLLVTNILLLNLLIAMFSYTFSKVQGNSDIYWKFQRYNLIVEYHNRPALAPPFILLSHINLLIKRNIRKVPSVKIQHFMLDLSKQKDNRLLTWEAIQKENFLAQQNKCKRESDSERLKRTSNKVDNVLKHMAEIRDHDRRLKVLESEMEYCSSALSWMVEALSQSNVIKATRPPPTHKDPTTPL, encoded by the exons AACTGGATTCCGAAGATATTTCAGAAGAGAGCTTGCACAAACTTTATAGAGGACACTTCCAG CAATGGCGCGCTCTGCCAGTGTGGCGGCACCAGGCAGAGTCACGCGTCGGTGGCGACGGAGGACCACTTTGGCGCTGCCATCGTCAGCAAGTGGGACTCCGCCCAGCACACCACGGAGCTCCCCACGGACGCGTTCGGAGACGTGGAGTTCGCCGGGAAGAGTAAGAGGCTGAGCCAT TTCCTGCGGCTGTCCTGTAACACCGACCCCCAGAGTGTGTACAGGCTCATGACCTCGCACTGGGCCATCCCGGTTCCCAACCTGGTGGTGTCCGTGTGCGGAGGGGGAGGCAAGCTGAAGATGAAGTCCTGGGTGAGAGAGGTGCTGAGGCAGGGGCTGGTCAAGGCAGCCCAGGGCACTG GGGCCTGGATCCTGACTGGTGGTCTCTGCGAGGGGATTGGGCGCTACGTGGGTGAGGCAGTACGAGATCACGCCACTGCCAGTACGCAGTCCAACACCAAGGTCATTGCAGTGGGCATTGCATCCTGGGGCATCGTCCACAACAGAGAGCAGCTGGTCAACCCGCAG gGCTCCTTTCCTGCGAGATACTATGTCCAGAACACGTCTTGCGACACCTTCTGTCTGGACAATAACTATCAGGCCTTCCTCCTTGTGGACGATGGGTCTGTGGGACGCAGTGGTGGGGAGACTGGCTTCAGAGCACGCCTGGAGAACTACATCTCCCACCAGAGGACGGGCATCTGGG gcagCGGCAATATAGAGATACCAGTGCTGTGCATGCTGGTGGCTGGAGATGAGGCAATGCTGGAG agGGTGGATCGCTCCCTGCAGGACTCGACGCCCTGGCTGGTGCTGGCAGGGACGGGGGGCATGGCCGACTTCCTGTGTGAGGTGCTGCAGGAGTTCTCATCCATCGAGCAGGACGAGCTGGCCGAGTTTCTGCAGGAGCTGCTGAAGAAACACTTTCCTCACAGCACTGAGAAACTGGCGCTGCTCACCGAGAGG GTCATCCGGATCATGCAGAGCAGAGAGCTGCTGAACGTCTACGACGCGGAGCAGGACGGCTCGGAGGACTTCGACACCGTCATCCTGAAGGCCCTGGTCAGGG CCTGCAAGCGCCAGTCCAGTGACTCCAGCGAGTACATCGAGGAGCTCAAGCTGGCGGTGGCCTGGAACAGGGTGGACATCGCCAAGAGCGAGCTCTTCAACGGGGACGTAGTCTGGAAG TACGCAGACCTGGAGGACTCCATGACCGACGCGCTCGTGAACAACAAGCCGGAGTTCGTCCGCCTCTTCACGGAGAACGGCCTCAATATCCTGGACTACCTGACCTACGGCCGGCTGGAGCAGCTGTACTGCGCTCTGCCGGTCAACTCCCTGGCCCACCAGCTGCTGGACCGCCGGCGGCACGAGCGCCGGGGCAGCTCCCTGCACAGCCTGGACACGCCTGCCGCGCCCGGGCCCGCCCCCGCCGAGCCCGCGGCCGCCCCCGCCCGGGAGCTCACGCTGTTCGAGGTGTCCCGGGTGCTGCGGGACCTCCTGGGGGACGCCTGCGAGCCCTTCTACAGCAAGTGCCTGGGGCTCAGCAGGAGCTCCGGCAGCCGCAAGTCCCTGAAG CGCATGAACAAGCTCCTGCTGGGTGACTGTTCCTACCGCCAGGACCGCTGCGCCTCCCCCTGGATCGACCTGTTTATCTGGGCGGTGCTGCAGGACCGCAGCAAGATGGCCACCTTCTTCTGGGAGATG GCGGGCGACTCGGTGACATCTGCTCTGGCGGCCAGCAAGATGTTGCGGGAGCTCTCTCGCTTGCAGTACGACACCGAGAGCAAGCTGAGCATGAAGGATCTGGCAAACCGCTTTGAGAATCTGGCTCATG aTGTGTTCAGCGAGTGCTATAAGAACGACGAGATGCGCTGCTTCCTCCTGCTGATCCGCAGGTCTCCGTTCTGGGGAAAAGCCACGTGTCTTCAGCTGGCCACGGTTGCTGATGCCCGGCTCTTTTTCAGCCATGATGGAGTGCAG GCCTTACTGACACGGATATGGTGGGGAGATATGGACAGCAGCACTGAGGTGTGGAAGTTAATCGCCACATTCTTCTGCCCTCCACTGGTGTACACCTCTCTCATCAAGTACAg ggAGGTAGAGGAGGAGGTGAAGAATGAAGAGCCGCAGGCCAAGGAGTTGGACAGTTGTGATGGAGACACCATCTTCTCCATGAAAGACATTACGAAAAA TCCAGAAGAAATGGAGGAACTTGAGTCTCTCAAGGAGAAACCTAAAG ACCACCCGGCTCACAGCCCGGGGAAGCCCCGCCCCTACGTGGTGGCCCGCTGGCGCCAGTTCTGGTTTGCGCCTGTCACTTCCTTCCTGGGAAACGTGCTGATGTACTTCCTGTTCCTGCTGCTGTTCGCATCGGTCCTGCTGGTTGACTTCAAGCAGCCCCCCCCAGACGGGCCCTCCCCCAAGGAGCTGTTCCTGTACTTCTGGGTGTTTACCCTAGTCTGTGAAGAGATACGACAG ACCTTCTTCATCGGCAATCTGTCAGTGCTCAAGAGGATGAAGGTGTACATCCAGGACATGTGGAACAAGTGTGACCTGACAGCTATTGTGCTCTTCATCATAGGACTGTGCTGCAG GATGTTCTTGCCTACATTTGAGTTTGGACGTGCTGTCCTCTGCCTGGACTTCATGGTCTTCGCACTGCGGCTCCTTCACATCTTTGCCGTTAACAAGCAGTTGGGGCCCAAGATCATCATAGTGGGCAAAATG ATGAAGGACattttcttcttcctcttcttcctgGGGGTGTGGCTGATGGCGTACGGTGTAGCCAATCAGGCGCTGCTCTACCCGTACGAGCCGCGACCGGAGTGGATCATGCGGAGGGTCTTTTACCGGCCCTACCTGCACATCTTTGGACAGATCCCGCTGGAGGACATAGACG cCGCTAAGATGTCTGGGGAAGGAAACTGCTCTTACGATGCGGAGGAGATTCATATGGGCATGGAGCCATGCACCAATACCTATGCCAACTGGCTCGTCATCATCCTGCTTGTGGTGTACCTGCTGGTCACCAACATACTGCTGCTGAATCTGCTGATCGCTATGTTCAG TTACACATTCTCCAAAGTCCAGGGCAATAGTGACATCTACTGGAAGTTTCAGCGCTACAACCTGATTGTGGAGTATCACAATCGGCCAGCTCTGGCCCCGCCCTTCATCCTCCTCTCACACATAAACCTCTTAATCAAGAGGAACATTCGCAAAGTGCCCTCTGTCAAGATACAGCATTTCA TGTTGGATCTAAGCAAACAGAAGGACAATCGTCTCTTGACCTGGGAAGCAATTCAGAAGGAAAACTTCCTGGCACAGCAGAACAAATGCAAAAGGGAAAGCGACTCGGAGCGACTCAAACGCACCTCTAACAA GGTGGACAATGTGCTGAAACACATGGCGGAGATTCGGGATCATGATCGCAGACTGAAAGTGCTGGAGTCGGAA ATGGAGTACTGCTCTAGTGCCCTCTCCTGGATGGTTGAAGCACTCTCTCAGAGTAATGTCATTAAAGCTACCCGTCCCCCACCCACCCATAAAG ATCCCACCACCCCTTTGTAG